The following are encoded together in the Triticum dicoccoides isolate Atlit2015 ecotype Zavitan chromosome 6B, WEW_v2.0, whole genome shotgun sequence genome:
- the LOC119320448 gene encoding MOB kinase activator-like 1A yields MQSFFGRASRNQRTFRPKKSASAGNNGMKLKRHIDATIGSGNLREVVRLPVGEDLNEWLAVNTVDFFNQVNILYGTLMEFCTPATCPTMSAGPKYEYRWADGVKIKRPIEVSAPKYVEYLMDWIEAQLDEESIFPQKLGAPFPPNFRDVIKTIFKRLFRVYAHIYHSHFQMILKLQEEAHLNTCFKHFMLFTWEFQLIDRAELAPLRELIEPILVGH; encoded by the exons ATGCAGAGCTTCTTTGGTCGCGCCAGCAG GAACCAAAGGACATTCCGGCCCAAGAAGAGTGCTTCAGCGGGGAACAAC GGCATGAAGCTGAAGAGGCACATCGACGCCACCATCGGCAGCGGTAATCTGCGAGAGGTGGTCCGCCTGCCAGTCGGAGAGGATCTCAACGAGTGGCTCGCTGTCAACA CTGTCGACTTTTTCAACCAAGTGAACATCCTGTACGGCACCCTCATGGAGTTCTGCACGCCAGCTACTTGCCCCACCATGTCAGCCGGTCCAAA GTATGAGTACAGGTGGGCCGATGGAGTCAAGATCAAGAGGCCCATTGAAGTGTCCGCACCAAAGTATGTCGAGTATCTGATGGATTGGATCGAAGCCCAGCTCGACGAAGAATCCATCTTCCCTCAAAAGCTTG GAGCTCCCTTCCCTCCAAACTTCCGGGACGtcatcaagacgatcttcaagcggCTGTTCAGGGTGTATGCGCACATATACCACTCTCATTTCCAGATGATTCTCAAGCTCCAGGAAGAAGCACATCTCAACACCTGCTTCAAGCACTTCATGCTCTTCACATGG GAATTTCAGTTAATCGATAGGGCAGAGCTAGCTCCTCTCAGGGAGCTGATCGAGCCCATATTAGTTGGACACTAG
- the LOC119325019 gene encoding MOB kinase activator-like 1A isoform X2, whose product MQSLFGRSSRNQRTFRPKKSAPARDKSMKLKRHIDATLGSGNLREVVRLPVGEDLNEWLAVNTVDFFNQVSLLYGTLMEFCTPATCPTMSAGPKYEYRWADGLKIKRPIEVSAPKYVEYLMDWIEAQLDEESIFPQKLGAPFPPNFRDVAKTIFKRLFRVYAHIYHSHFQMILKLQEEAHLNTCFKHFVLFTTEFQLIDRSELAPLSELIEPIWRGH is encoded by the exons ATGCAGAGCCTCTTTGGTCGCAGCAGCAG GAACCAGCGGACATTCAGGCCCAAGAAGAGTGCTCCAGCGAGGGACAAG AGCATGAAGCTGAAGAGGCACATCGACGCGACCCTCGGCAGCGGTAACCTGCGAGAGGTGGTCCGCCTGCCAGTCGGAGAGGATCTCAACGAGTGGCTCGCTGTCAACA CTGTCGACTTCTTCAACCAAGTGAGCCTCCTGTACGGCACCCTCATGGAGTTCTGCACGCCAGCTACCTGCCCCACCATGTCAGCCGGTCCAAA GTATGAGTACAGGTGGGCTGATGGACTCAAGATCAAGAGGCCTATTGAAGTGTCTGCACCAAAGTACGTCGAGTACCTGATGGACTGGATCGAAGCCCAGCTCGACGAAGAATCCATCTTCCCTCAAAAGCTTG GGGCTCCCTTCCCTCCAAACTTCCGGGACGTCGCCAAGACCATCTTCAAGCGTCTGTTCAGGGTGTATGCCCACATATACCACTCGCATTTCCAGATGATTCTCAAGCTCCAGGAAGAAGCACATCTCAACACCTGCTTCAAGCACTTTGTGCTCTTCACAACG GAATTTCAGTTAATCGATAGGTCAGAGCTGGCTCCTCTGAGCGAACTGATCGAACCCATATGGCGTGGACACTAG
- the LOC119325019 gene encoding MOB kinase activator-like 1B isoform X1, translating to MLSLSTCPAQKKKFSYQSDHHIWTIRTQSMKLKRHIDATLGSGNLREVVRLPVGEDLNEWLAVNTVDFFNQVSLLYGTLMEFCTPATCPTMSAGPKYEYRWADGLKIKRPIEVSAPKYVEYLMDWIEAQLDEESIFPQKLGAPFPPNFRDVAKTIFKRLFRVYAHIYHSHFQMILKLQEEAHLNTCFKHFVLFTTEFQLIDRSELAPLSELIEPIWRGH from the exons ATGTTGTCATTATCCACATGCCCAGCCCAGAAAAAGAAGTTCAGTTACCAATCTGATCATCATATTTGGACTATACGTACACAGAGCATGAAGCTGAAGAGGCACATCGACGCGACCCTCGGCAGCGGTAACCTGCGAGAGGTGGTCCGCCTGCCAGTCGGAGAGGATCTCAACGAGTGGCTCGCTGTCAACA CTGTCGACTTCTTCAACCAAGTGAGCCTCCTGTACGGCACCCTCATGGAGTTCTGCACGCCAGCTACCTGCCCCACCATGTCAGCCGGTCCAAA GTATGAGTACAGGTGGGCTGATGGACTCAAGATCAAGAGGCCTATTGAAGTGTCTGCACCAAAGTACGTCGAGTACCTGATGGACTGGATCGAAGCCCAGCTCGACGAAGAATCCATCTTCCCTCAAAAGCTTG GGGCTCCCTTCCCTCCAAACTTCCGGGACGTCGCCAAGACCATCTTCAAGCGTCTGTTCAGGGTGTATGCCCACATATACCACTCGCATTTCCAGATGATTCTCAAGCTCCAGGAAGAAGCACATCTCAACACCTGCTTCAAGCACTTTGTGCTCTTCACAACG GAATTTCAGTTAATCGATAGGTCAGAGCTGGCTCCTCTGAGCGAACTGATCGAACCCATATGGCGTGGACACTAG